Proteins encoded together in one Corvus hawaiiensis isolate bCorHaw1 chromosome 15, bCorHaw1.pri.cur, whole genome shotgun sequence window:
- the LOC125333960 gene encoding uncharacterized protein LOC125333960, whose product MARPGQPSPSAAEIHLRPLPGRDHVSNSERRIPVAGPGRQEEDVDSEGTPTPTPSPPGSPVSSRTRKQGFKNSPTLFGEQLAKDIESWEAPPGEGKLLQYVDDLLIATRTEEACTAWTDGADWIYNYGLLVKPLYELITKESRDLQWTKEATRVFSQLKNALMSAPALGLPDVSKPFFLFSHEKQGIALGILAQDLGPYRQTVAYFSKQLDAAAKGWTGCFRAVAAVVLNIQEARKFTLGQRMTVLVSHTVSAVLEVKGGHWLSPQRFLKYQIIMVEQDDVEIVVTNIVNPASFLSGNQGELVRHDCLETIEATYSSRPDLKDTPLSNRETWFTDGSSYIISGKRHAGYAVTTCREVIESGPLPTNTSPQKAEIITLTHALEMAKGKKINIYTDSRYAFGVVHAHGAIWKERGLLNSHGKNIKHAQEIMQLLEAVQLPEKVAIMYIRVHQKVSSELEEGNELADREAKEATKGEVTITGALIPDGQLSLEVSYRKDSGTTVGRTIPGASHHLHRN is encoded by the exons cgg GAGACAGGAAGAGGATGTGGACTCGGAAGGAACACCAACGCCAACCCCCTCTCCCCCGGGCAGTCCTGTCTCGTCCCGAACCAGGAAACAG GGATTTAAGAACAGTCCCACCCTGTTTGGAGAACAGCTCGCAAAAGACATAGAGTCCTGGGAAGCCccaccaggagaagggaagctaTTGCAGTACGTGGATGATCTCTTAATAGCTACCCGAACAGAGGAAGCTTGCACAGCCTGGACG GATGGTGCAGACTGGATTTACAATTATGGGCTGCTCGTGAAACCACTATATGAGCTcattacaaaggaaagcagagatctCCAGTGGACAAAGGAGGCCACGCGGGTCTTCAGCCAGCTGAAGAATGCCCtcatgtcagctccagctctaGGACTTCCAGACGTGAGTAAGccattctttctattttcccatGAGAAGCAAGGGATCGCCCTGGGAATACTAGCACAGGACCTGGGCCCATACCGACAGACAGTTGCCTATTTCTCTAAGCAGCTAGATGCAGCAGCCAAAGGATGGACTGGGTGCTtcagagctgttgcagcagtCGTGCTAAACATCCAGGAAGCACGCAAATTCACCTTGGGCCAGAGAATGACTGTGCTGGTGTCCCACACGGTGTCCGCGGTGCTGGAAGTGAAAGGTGGGCACTGGCTCTCCCCACAAAGGTTCCTGAAATATCAAATCATCATGGTAGAACAAGATGATGTAGAAATAGTGGTAACTAACATTGTCAACCCAGCTTCCTTTCTCAGTGGAAATCAAGGGGAACTGGTACGCCATGATTGCCTGGAGACTATCGAAGCTACCTACTCCAGCCGCCCGGACCTAAAGGATACCCCTTTAAGCAACAGAGAGACCTGGTTTACTGATGGGAGCAGCTACATCATCAGTGGAAAGAGGCATGCTGGGTATGCGGTTACCACCTGCCGCGAGGTGATAGAATCTGGACCACTGCCAACAAACACCTCCCCACAGAAGGCTGAAATAATCACCCTAACCCATGCCTTAGAgatggcaaaaggaaagaaaataaacatctatACAGACTCAAGGTATGCCTTTGGAGTTGTGCACGCACACGGGgccatttggaaagaaagaggactGTTAAATTCGCATGGAAAGAACATCAAACATGCACAAGAAATAATGCAGCTATTAGAAGCAGTCCAGCTACCTGAGAAGGTAGCAATCATGTACATAAGGGTGCATCAAAAGGTGAGCTCAGAattggaagaaggaaatgaactggcagacagagaggcaaaagaagCAACAAAAGGTGAGGTAACAATAACTGGAGCCTTGATCCCAGATGGACAACTTTCCCTAGAGG TCTCTTACAGAAAAGACTCTGGAACCACAGTGGGAAGGACCATTCCAGGTGCTTCTCACCACTTACACCGCAATTAA